The following are encoded together in the Monodelphis domestica isolate mMonDom1 chromosome 5, mMonDom1.pri, whole genome shotgun sequence genome:
- the PRICKLE1 gene encoding prickle-like protein 1 translates to MEPLEMEPQMNRLIFGYHRSSTSDDDSGCALEEYAWVPPGLRPEQVQLYFACLPEDKIPYINSLGEKHRIKQLLYQLPPHDNEARYCQSLSEEEKKELQVFSGQRKKEALGRGMIKFLSRALTHTVCEQCGIKINAGETAVFASRAGPGIWWHPACFVCFTCNELLVDLIYFYQDGKIYCGRHHAELLKPRCSACDEIIFADECTEAEGRHWHMKHFCCLECETALGGQRYIMKDGHPFCCGCFESLYAEYCETCGEHIGVDHAQMTYNGQHWHATEACFSCAQCKISLLGCPFLPKQGQIYCSKPCSLGEDIHASDSSDSAFQSARSRDSRRSIRMEKSSQTTDQCRQSLLLSTALSSKFHHFSDNTEETLSHKLNDLNLSYQGEGFDNKEFGEGEGDQETLEDSEEWAKHKDYMTELLLRFGDKGLFRQPGEMDLQSSEQWISENMVSKKTHLEQNKQSLTDEKYQSDMYWSQSQDGLGDSAYGSHPGPVGNRKLQELDLEHGASGYNHDQTHWYEEPGECLSDLKKEQSDLDSMDSLTSSNIIGTSVDGESKLRPSLYSLQNFQELERDECEKMSNMGTLNSSLLHRTTESLKRLSSELYPEKILAEEKHRSVHLPVLRRSKSQSRPQVKFSDDVIYNGNYDSTEINQPPMSERTRRRVYNFEEWGPRPHPHPHRRRRNRKSCSDNALNLTTERKYSPKARHWHYSPENYGKFIQNKSAHELPAYMQNAELCRQYVHVTSDYASQNQVADKFIRLYGDNDSSCSTSSSESEEEGYFLGQPIPKPRQQRYACYTKDLSNPTMEVLAQYGQRTSKSKGKKGHKGKNCVIS, encoded by the exons GTCCAGCTTTACTTTGCTTGTTTACCAGAAGATAAGATTCCTTATATTAATAGCCTTGGAGAGAAACATCGGATTAAACAACTTTTGTACCAGTTGCCTCCACATGACAATGAG gcgAGGTATTGCCAATCTTTgagtgaagaagaaaagaaggagttgCAGGTGTTCAGTGGTCAGCGTAAGAAAGAAGCACTTGGAAGAGGAATGATTAAGTTTCTTTCCAGAGCATTAACACACACAGTCTGTGAACAG TGTGGGATAAAGATAAATGCAGGCGAAACTGCAGTATTTGCCTCTCGAGCTGGACCTGGAATATGGTGGCATCCCGCCTGTTTTGTCTGCTTTACATGCAATGAGCTGCTAGTTGATCTCATCTATTTTTACCAGGATGGAAAAATTTACTGTGGTAGGCACCATGCTGAACTGCTCAAACCACGCTGCTCAGCCTGTGATGAG ATAATTTTTGCTGATGAGTGCACAGAAGCTGAAGGCCGCCACTGGCACATGAAACACTTCTGTTGCCTTGAATGTGAAACTGCCCTTGGTGGACAAAGATATATTATGAAGGATGGTCATCCATTCTGCTGTGGTTGCTTTGAATCTCTCTATGCAGAGTACTGTGAGACCTGTGGAGAACACATAG gTGTTGATCACGCTCAAATGACCTACAATGGACAACATTGGCATGCCACAGAAGCTTGCTTTTCCTGTGCACAGTGTAAGATTTCTTTGTTAGGTTGTCCCTTTCTTCCCAAGCAAGGACAAATTTATTGCTCAAAACCCTGTAGCCTTGGAGAAGATATTCATGCCTCAGATTCCTCAGACTCTGCATTCCAGTCCGCGAGATCGAGAGACTCTCGGAGAAGCATCCGTATGGAGAAAAGCAGTCAAACAACTGATCAGTGTAGACAGTCTCTGCTCCTCTCCACTGCACTGAGCTCTAAGTTCCACCACTTTTCTGACAATACTGAAGAAACCCTTTCTCATAAACTGAATGACCTGAATCTCTCGTATCAAGGAGAGGGTTTTGACAATAAAGagtttggggaaggggaaggagaccAGGAAACTCTAGAAGACTCTGAAGAATGGGCAAAGCACAAAGACTATATGACTGAGCTGCTTCTCAGATTTGGTGATAAAGGTCTCTTTCGGCAGCCTGGCGAAATGGACCTTCAATCCAGTGAGCAATGGATAtctgaaaatatggtttcaaagaAGACCCATttagagcaaaataagcaaagccTCACAGATGAAAAATACCAGTCAGATATGTATTGGTCACAGTCACAAGATGGATTGGGTGATTCTGCTTATGGGAGTCATCCAGGTCCTGTTGGCAATAGGAAACTCCAAGAATTGGATCTGGAGCATGGAGCTTCTGGATACAATCACGATCAAACACATTGGTATGAAGAGCCTGGGGAGTGCTTGTCCGActtgaaaaaagaacaaagtgaCCTGGATTCTATGGATTCCTTGACCTCATCAAATATTATAG GGACTTCAGTAGATGGAGAAAGCAAGTTGAGACCTTCATTATATTCTTTGCAAAACTTCCAGGAACTAGAAAGAGACGAATGTGAGAAAATGAGCAATATGGGAACTTTAAATTCTTCTCTGCTCCACAGAACTACTGAATCCTTAAAGAGACTCAGCTCTGAATTGTATCCAGAAAAGATACTGGCTGAAGAAAAACACCGATCAGTACACCTGCCAGTATTGAGAAGATCGAAGTCTCAGTCTAGACCCCAAGTTAAATTTTCAGATGATGTTATTTATAATGGAAACTATGACAGTACTGAAATCAACCAGCCACCAATGAGTGAAAGGACTAGGAGAAGAGTTTATAATTTTGAGGAATGGGGACCACggcctcatcctcatcctcatcgtCGCAGGAGAAATAGGAAATCTTGCTCAGACAATGCGCTGAACCTGACTACAGAAAGAAAGTACTCTCCGAAAGCTAGGCATTGGCATTATTCTCCAGAGAACTATGGAAAATTTATCCAAAATAAAAGTGCTCATGAGCTCCCTGCTTACATGCAAAATGCTGAGCTCTGTAGACAATATGTTCATGTTACTTCAGATTATGCATCACAGAATCAAGTAGCGGATAAATTTATTAGGCTTTATGGTGACAATGATTCTTCATGTTCAACCTCTTCTTCTGAATCTGAAGAAGAAGGATATTTTCTTGGGCAACCCATTCCTAAACCACGACAGCAGAGATATGCCTGCTATACAAAGGACCTCTCCAATCCAACAATGGAAGTACTTGCTCAATATGGGCAAAGGACATCAAAATCCAAAGGGAAAAagggacacaaaggcaaaaattgTGTTATTTCCTAA